In Paraburkholderia aromaticivorans, a single window of DNA contains:
- a CDS encoding helix-turn-helix domain-containing protein: MSDVAECSEITSLQRVPLPASGHSALASSLPGRPAARSSSCSLHSICMPQGLTPAELDRMESLMCISRTIKQGESLYRANDSFQSIYAVRAGSFKTIVMHRDGREQVTGFHLPGDSLGLDGVCSGKHSCDAIAVEDSNVCIIPFHLLEVMCREVKVVQQHVHRLMGGEIVREATLMMLLGTMSADQRVAAFLLNLSGRLKTRGYSPATFNLRMTREEIGSYLGMKLETVSRMFSKFQKDGLVDTHGKQIRILDLEGLARV; the protein is encoded by the coding sequence ATGTCTGACGTCGCCGAATGTTCTGAAATCACGTCGCTGCAGCGTGTCCCACTGCCAGCGTCAGGCCATTCCGCGCTCGCATCGTCACTCCCGGGTCGCCCCGCTGCGCGCAGCTCGAGCTGCTCGCTGCACTCGATCTGCATGCCACAAGGCCTGACTCCAGCCGAACTGGACCGCATGGAGTCGCTGATGTGCATTTCGCGCACGATCAAACAGGGTGAATCGCTATACCGCGCCAACGATTCGTTCCAGAGTATCTATGCGGTCCGCGCCGGTTCGTTCAAGACCATCGTCATGCATCGCGACGGTCGCGAACAGGTCACCGGCTTTCATCTGCCCGGCGATTCGCTCGGTCTCGACGGCGTATGTTCAGGCAAGCACAGCTGCGACGCGATCGCCGTCGAGGACAGTAACGTCTGCATCATCCCGTTTCATCTGCTCGAAGTCATGTGCCGCGAGGTGAAGGTGGTGCAGCAGCACGTCCATCGTCTGATGGGCGGCGAGATCGTTCGCGAGGCGACACTGATGATGCTGCTCGGCACGATGTCCGCCGACCAGCGGGTCGCCGCATTCCTGCTGAACCTGTCAGGAAGGCTCAAGACACGCGGCTACTCGCCGGCCACATTCAATCTGCGCATGACACGGGAGGAGATCGGCAGCTATCTGGGGATGAAACTCGAAACCGTCAGCCGCATGTTTTCGAAATTTCAGAAGGACGGCCTTGTCGATACGCATGGCAAACAGATCAGGATTCTCGACCTCGAAGGCCTCGCGCGTGTGTAG
- a CDS encoding response regulator, with the protein MNSSPSQQALRVFLVEDTIPIRQRMVARFVAIDGVEIVGQAEEPGAALAGIVAFEADVVVMDFRLTGGTGMELLQSIAQSMSPVITIVLTNHSSAWFRQACLAAGAQYFFDKTSEFDLACDTITRIAHARCARGLNYTGAHHV; encoded by the coding sequence ATGAACTCAAGCCCGTCCCAGCAAGCACTGCGCGTTTTCCTCGTTGAAGACACGATCCCGATCAGACAACGGATGGTGGCGCGCTTCGTCGCAATCGACGGTGTCGAGATTGTCGGCCAAGCCGAGGAACCAGGCGCCGCGCTCGCTGGAATCGTTGCCTTTGAAGCCGACGTTGTGGTCATGGATTTTCGCCTGACCGGTGGCACCGGTATGGAACTGCTGCAGAGCATCGCGCAGAGCATGTCGCCGGTGATCACGATCGTGCTGACGAATCACTCAAGTGCGTGGTTCAGGCAGGCATGCCTCGCGGCTGGCGCGCAGTACTTCTTCGACAAGACCAGTGAGTTCGATCTTGCATGCGACACGATCACGCGGATTGCCCACGCGCGTTGTGCACGTGGCCTCAATTACACAGGAGCACATCATGTCTGA
- a CDS encoding IS6 family transposase produces MAKTNSPRKTLPAGIGKVLKRLHYPLDVILLCVRWYVAYSLSLRNLEEMMAERGIEVDHSSVHRWVIKLLPVFEKAFRKRKRPVGKSWRVDETYVKVKGQWKYLYRAVDKAGNTVDFLLRAHRDKAAARRYFEKAIEQNGEPETITVDRSGANLAALEALNAERSTPIKVRQNKYLNNVVEQDHRAIKRIIKPMMGFKDFRCARIILSGIEIAHMIRKGQMCDDGVASTAAEQFYSLVM; encoded by the coding sequence ATGGCAAAGACGAACTCGCCGCGCAAGACGCTGCCCGCTGGCATTGGCAAGGTACTGAAGCGGCTGCACTACCCGCTGGACGTGATCCTGCTGTGCGTCCGGTGGTACGTGGCGTACTCACTGAGCCTGCGTAACCTCGAGGAAATGATGGCCGAGCGGGGTATCGAGGTGGATCATTCGAGCGTGCACCGGTGGGTTATCAAGCTGCTGCCGGTGTTTGAAAAAGCATTCCGCAAACGCAAACGGCCTGTCGGCAAGAGCTGGCGCGTTGATGAGACCTACGTCAAGGTCAAAGGCCAATGGAAATACTTGTACCGCGCCGTCGACAAGGCGGGCAACACGGTGGATTTCCTGCTGCGGGCCCATCGTGATAAGGCCGCTGCTCGCCGCTACTTCGAGAAGGCGATTGAACAGAACGGTGAGCCCGAGACAATTACCGTGGACAGGAGCGGCGCGAATCTGGCTGCACTTGAAGCGCTCAATGCCGAGCGTTCAACGCCGATCAAGGTCCGGCAAAACAAATACCTGAACAACGTCGTCGAGCAGGATCACCGGGCCATCAAACGCATCATCAAACCGATGATGGGGTTCAAGGATTTCCGGTGTGCGCGCATCATCCTGTCTGGCATAGAGATCGCGCACATGATTCGCAAGGGACAGATGTGTGACGATGGCGTTGCATCGACTGCAGCCGAACAATTCTATTCTCTCGTGATGTAA
- a CDS encoding ABC transporter ATP-binding protein — MTQLSMTSSSNALLSLDRISLSFKGVNAITDISFAVRSGEICALIGPNGAGKSSLLNVINGVYQPQHGSVHFAGRAYRRMNPYHAAHSGIARTFQNIALFRRMSVLDNVLTGRNLHRRSTWLEQTLNIGRARADERAQLQYAEVVIDALDLQRYRHTTVGTLPYGVQKRVELARALAAEPRMLLLDEPMAGMNADEKRAMAGYVLDANTQFGVTVVLIEHDIGVVMDLSDHVVVLDYGKKIADGAPADVRSNPDVLAAYLGTRH; from the coding sequence ATGACTCAACTTTCCATGACTTCGTCTTCCAACGCACTGTTGTCGCTCGATCGCATCTCGCTGTCGTTCAAAGGCGTGAACGCGATCACCGATATCAGCTTCGCCGTGCGCAGCGGTGAAATCTGCGCATTGATCGGCCCGAACGGCGCGGGCAAAAGCTCGTTGCTCAACGTCATCAACGGGGTCTATCAACCGCAGCATGGCAGCGTGCATTTCGCTGGCCGCGCCTATCGGCGCATGAATCCGTATCACGCGGCGCACAGCGGCATTGCGCGCACATTTCAGAATATCGCGCTGTTTCGCCGTATGAGCGTGCTGGACAACGTGCTGACCGGCCGCAATCTGCACCGGCGCAGCACCTGGCTCGAACAGACTTTGAACATTGGCCGCGCGCGCGCCGATGAACGCGCGCAGCTCCAGTACGCCGAAGTCGTGATCGACGCGCTCGATCTGCAACGCTACCGGCACACCACCGTCGGCACGCTGCCGTACGGCGTGCAAAAGCGTGTCGAACTGGCCCGTGCCCTCGCCGCCGAGCCGCGTATGTTGCTGCTCGACGAGCCCATGGCCGGCATGAATGCCGACGAAAAACGCGCCATGGCCGGCTATGTGCTCGACGCCAACACGCAATTCGGCGTGACCGTCGTGCTCATCGAACACGACATCGGCGTAGTCATGGACCTGTCCGATCACGTGGTCGTGCTGGACTACGGCAAGAAGATTGCCGACGGCGCCCCCGCCGACGTACGCAGCAACCCGGATGTGCTGGCCGCCTATCTCGGCACCCGTCATTGA
- a CDS encoding AMP-binding protein encodes MTAHAQPPTLPEWLRHQAQRRPHAIALRHKRLGAWHALPWQDVATAVERLAAGLAQRGFTAGDAVLLVSPPREEALLLSLAAQWNGGVAIPLDPQIADGTLRAALTQLAPRFVFAADDSQLDRLLAHDGLRVIDANPRNLSPHPHPAVTDYRALSILHEGRFTSSARPHDDAFAFVRLDADGQLVAQRFSHATLIREAEQLIGKEKLTALDEAFAARAFAAASQARYLIAPWVVSGFRLNFPESLATRDNDRRELAPTLVAGTRETYARVAQLVDERLPGMRSWRRRLISRARRRQGGPLARTLTWWLITRPLREVIGFSRTHAALVIGPPLDETTASLFSALRVDVRAWPDTGEWRRVEHPREAATRERHGADGAAEQPAY; translated from the coding sequence ATGACGGCGCACGCACAGCCGCCGACGCTGCCGGAGTGGCTGCGCCATCAGGCGCAGCGCCGGCCGCATGCCATCGCGTTGCGCCACAAGCGGCTAGGCGCATGGCACGCGTTGCCGTGGCAGGACGTGGCCACGGCGGTCGAGCGACTGGCCGCCGGTCTCGCGCAACGCGGTTTTACCGCGGGCGACGCCGTGCTGCTGGTCAGTCCTCCGCGTGAAGAGGCGCTGCTATTGTCGCTCGCGGCTCAGTGGAACGGTGGCGTGGCCATCCCGCTCGATCCGCAAATCGCCGACGGCACGTTGCGCGCGGCGCTCACGCAGCTCGCGCCACGCTTCGTGTTCGCCGCAGACGACAGCCAGTTGGACCGTCTGCTCGCGCATGACGGATTGCGCGTGATCGACGCCAACCCGCGCAACCTGTCGCCTCATCCGCATCCTGCTGTCACTGACTATCGCGCACTGTCGATCCTGCACGAAGGCCGCTTCACCTCGAGCGCGCGTCCTCACGACGACGCCTTCGCCTTCGTGCGTCTGGATGCGGACGGACAGCTCGTTGCGCAACGTTTCTCCCATGCGACGCTGATACGCGAAGCAGAGCAACTCATCGGCAAGGAGAAGCTGACCGCGCTCGACGAGGCGTTCGCCGCGCGCGCCTTTGCGGCGGCCTCACAGGCGCGCTACCTGATCGCGCCCTGGGTAGTGAGCGGATTCCGCCTGAATTTTCCGGAGTCGCTGGCGACACGCGACAACGATCGCCGCGAACTCGCGCCGACGCTGGTGGCCGGCACGCGCGAAACCTACGCGCGGGTGGCCCAGCTCGTCGATGAGCGCTTGCCGGGCATGCGCTCATGGCGCCGCCGCCTGATCAGCCGGGCGCGACGCAGACAGGGCGGCCCGCTCGCTCGCACCTTGACCTGGTGGCTCATCACCCGCCCGTTGCGCGAGGTGATCGGCTTTTCGCGCACCCATGCGGCGCTCGTCATCGGGCCGCCGCTCGACGAGACGACCGCATCGCTATTCAGCGCGTTGCGTGTGGACGTGCGCGCCTGGCCCGATACCGGCGAGTGGCGGCGCGTCGAGCACCCGCGCGAAGCTGCAACGCGTGAGCGTCATGGCGCGGACGGCGCGGCGGAACAACCGGCGTATTGA
- the sfnG gene encoding dimethylsulfone monooxygenase SfnG, with protein sequence MSQNPSHDDDVKFAYWVPNVSGGLVVSTIEQRTDWSLEYNQKLAQTAEQAGFDYALSQIRFTAGYGAEYQHESVSFSQALLHATTKLKVLAAILPGPWNPAVVAKQLATIDHISNGRIAINVVSGWFKGEFTAIGEPWLEHDERYRRSNEFIQALKGIWTQDNFTFKGDFYRFNNYTLSPKPVQKPHPEIFQGGSSRAARDNAASVSDWYFTNGNTSENLKAQIDDIQAKAARNNHKVRIGVNAFVIARDTEEEAKAVLADIIKHAHVEAVHAFGDAVKQAGKASPEGEGNWAKSSFEDLVQYNDGFRTNLIGTPQQIAERIVELKSVGVDLVLAGFLHFIEEVEYFGKRVLPLVRELERKQQAKAA encoded by the coding sequence ATGAGCCAGAACCCTTCTCACGACGACGACGTCAAGTTCGCCTACTGGGTGCCCAACGTCAGCGGCGGCCTGGTTGTCAGCACGATCGAACAACGCACCGACTGGAGTCTCGAGTACAACCAGAAGCTCGCGCAAACCGCGGAGCAGGCGGGTTTCGACTACGCGTTGAGCCAGATTCGTTTCACCGCCGGGTACGGCGCCGAATATCAGCACGAGTCGGTTTCGTTCAGTCAGGCGCTGCTGCACGCCACCACCAAACTTAAGGTGCTCGCCGCGATTCTGCCCGGCCCGTGGAATCCCGCAGTCGTTGCCAAACAACTGGCCACGATCGACCATATTTCGAACGGCCGTATCGCGATCAACGTGGTGAGCGGCTGGTTCAAAGGCGAGTTCACGGCGATCGGCGAGCCATGGCTCGAACATGACGAACGCTATCGGCGTTCAAACGAATTCATTCAGGCGCTCAAAGGCATCTGGACGCAGGACAACTTCACCTTCAAGGGCGACTTCTACCGCTTCAACAATTACACGCTGAGTCCGAAGCCGGTTCAGAAACCTCATCCCGAGATCTTCCAGGGCGGCAGTTCACGCGCCGCTCGCGACAACGCCGCCAGCGTGTCCGACTGGTACTTCACCAACGGCAATACGTCGGAGAACCTCAAAGCGCAGATCGACGACATCCAGGCCAAGGCAGCCAGAAACAACCACAAGGTGCGCATCGGCGTGAACGCCTTCGTGATCGCGCGCGATACCGAAGAAGAAGCCAAGGCCGTACTGGCGGACATCATCAAACATGCGCACGTCGAAGCCGTGCATGCGTTCGGCGACGCGGTGAAGCAGGCCGGCAAGGCTTCGCCCGAAGGCGAAGGCAATTGGGCCAAGTCGAGTTTCGAAGACCTCGTGCAATACAACGACGGTTTCCGCACCAACCTTATCGGCACGCCGCAACAGATTGCCGAGCGCATTGTCGAATTGAAGTCAGTGGGCGTGGATCTCGTGCTGGCCGGCTTCCTCCATTTCATCGAAGAGGTGGAGTACTTCGGCAAGCGCGTCTTGCCGTTGGTGCGCGAGCTCGAACGCAAGCAGCAGGCAAAGGCTGCCTGA
- the msuE gene encoding FMN reductase, with protein sequence MSNRLKVVAVSGGLQRPSRTLVVVERVLAALGNAVPVDTHLVDLGQIAPSLAGAVHRAQVPADVETHIKAIESADLLVVGSPVYRASYTGLFKHLFDLVHHEALFDVPVLLAATGGSDRHALVIDHQLRPLFSFFQARTLPVGVYASEADFNGYAISSPALEERIALAVTRALPWLHAGRLPDSFAQAATLAA encoded by the coding sequence ATGAGCAACAGATTGAAAGTGGTCGCCGTGTCCGGTGGATTACAACGGCCGTCACGCACCCTCGTCGTGGTCGAACGTGTGCTCGCCGCACTCGGCAACGCAGTGCCGGTCGACACGCATCTCGTCGACCTCGGCCAGATCGCCCCGAGTCTCGCCGGCGCGGTTCATCGCGCGCAGGTGCCTGCCGACGTGGAGACGCATATCAAGGCCATTGAATCGGCCGACCTGCTGGTGGTGGGAAGCCCGGTCTACCGTGCGTCGTACACGGGACTCTTCAAGCATCTGTTCGATCTCGTGCATCACGAGGCGCTCTTCGATGTGCCGGTTCTGCTCGCCGCGACCGGCGGCAGTGATCGTCACGCGCTCGTCATCGATCATCAGTTGCGTCCGCTGTTCAGCTTTTTTCAGGCGCGCACGCTGCCGGTCGGCGTGTACGCGTCCGAGGCGGACTTCAACGGCTATGCCATTTCAAGCCCGGCACTGGAAGAGCGCATTGCGCTGGCGGTGACGCGCGCGCTGCCCTGGCTGCATGCGGGCCGCCTCCCCGATTCGTTTGCGCAAGCCGCGACACTGGCTGCCTAA